The DNA region CTTCTGGATAACACTAACTACGGCACTTTGATTTTTGAGGTTGCAGAGGAGTTGTTCCATGATCAGTACAACGAGGCCGCCGCGTTGCTATATGAGGGTGTGAGTGTAATCGAGAAATACCAGCATTCTGAGCGATTAGCCCTGTGTCGATATCGATTGTTCCTTCTTTCATTAAGTGATAACCTGACCCAAAATTTGCGGGCCGCCACATTGTTCGAGCCCTACGCAAATCGTCTGGAGGAGTCCGACCAATTGGAAGCACTCAAACATCTGGCTCACGTCTATGTTTCGCTGCATGAATGGCACAAGGTGGATGAACTCTCGGAAGAAATGTTCCATCTCGCTTCCATTCAGTACGAGCTTTCTCTTCGCGCCAAACGCAAAGATTCTAAAGCTAAACAGCCCGTTCGCCCTTTTTACTTCTACATGTTGTATGCGCGCCTGCTCCAAGCTGCAGTATATGAACAATATGAAGAATATCAGAGAGCAATTGAATACACCGTTTTGTATACCAATGCAGATGACTGGATTCATGATTCTTCCGATGAGGCCAAGCTCATTATTAATCAATTCAATGACTTTTCAACAGCTAACCAGTATCTGTACCGATTATATATGGGAGAACTGGATGATCTGCCCGACTATATCGAGTATATCGCATCGCGGCCTGACGAAATTTTCCATGCACTCTGCAACATTATCAAGATCGCCAACAGGTTTGATATCAACATTGATGCCATTTTGGATCGTTTCCAGGAACATATCCCTTACAAGACATATAACAGCGCGTTTGGAGAATACAATAAATCAATCAAGGCGGAGGAATACGCGACATTTTTAGCTAATCTGGGGAAGTACCATTTACATCGTGAACGTACCCAAGGCATCGATATTTTACTTGAGGGATTAGAATTTGCCGGTAATATAAGCAGTGACTCTAATACGATCAAATGTCTAACGGTATTTAATCAACACAGAGAATGGGAAGATGAGGACAAGCGAGAGAAATTCAATAGCCTGAATTATAAAATATATTCCTCACATGAAAAAAAATCCTTTCAACGCTGTGAGTAAGTAGTATACTGCTTACAGTTACTGCACCTATTTCTAATGTACTGCTTACACTTATGACACATGGTGTAGGATCAGGTTAACAGCTCTAAATTTCAATTGCACTTTTTTTACAGACACCACTTGGGTGTCTTTTTTCATTCAAAGCCACAGAAGCCCCTCCCAACGCATTCCTGCATCTCATTTTACTGATTATAAGATTCTGCTTTGGTTTAACCTCCACCTATTTATAATCTCTGGCCTTATTGATTGCCCTTTATGTAGCCCTCGATATCCTACACGCTCCCCTTTATATGATTCAGCTATATCCGCAATGCTTTTGGTGTAAACGCCCTGTGTTATTTCTTCTTAATCTCACAAATACAGCATACATTACGGGTATATGTCGATATCTACGCATCCATGTAGAGTGATTGAAGGAAGATTCGGAGTTCAGTTCTGTGCGAAAGGAGTCTTGTTGGTGGATATTCGCCGTAACCTGCCTTTACTGATGATCATTTGTTTTCTGAGTCAGATGGGCGGTTTCATGATCCTGCCCATCTTTCCTTTGTTTATTGAGGAATTCGGCCTGTCCGGTTGGATGATGGGGGTTATTTTTGCACTCTTTTATGTGGGAAAGGTAATTGGCGGGGTGCCTGCTGCGGCGCTCTATCGGAAAATCGGGGGAAAACGGGCACTTATTGCCATGCTGCTGCTTCTCGCTGTCTGTATGGGCGGTTTCGCTGTATCTTCTGTCGCGCTTCTATTCGGCCTGTTGCGGCTGCTGCAAGGGCTCGCTTCGACCGGACTAACGGTGGTCGTGCGCTCCATCATCGGGGATGGGGGCAATGTCGATAACCGCGGCCTGTACAACGGTTATATCAGCAGCAGTGAGGGTGGGGGCATGGTGCTGGGTCCGGTTATTAGTGGCTGGCTTGCGCTGCACTGGCCGCTATCGGTACCTTTTTTGCTTGTTACGCTGTGTTGTCTGATGGCTGTGGGTGCGGCAATGGGGATAAGGTCCGCAACAAAGGCAGGTCTTGCATCCGGAAGTGAGCTGAGCAGTCAGGCCTCAGACGTGATTTCAACTGATGCCAAACCAACGCAAACGCCTGCCGATTATACCATTTCTCCAGTAAACGTTACTCCTAGCCCAATCACTCCTGAACCGTCCATCGGACTTACCCGGAGGCAGCAACTGATTGGCTACGCGACGGTTCATTTTCTGGAGATGAGCGCCTATGCTGTATTTCTAACTTATTTTGCGCTGTATGCCGCTCATATCATGCACTGGGACCCGTTTGCGACCAGTCTTGCCTTTACCGTAGCCGGAATTTCCACTCTTGCGGCTGCCCCGGTCGCAGGTTATCTGTCTGATCGGATGGGGGATCGTCTGCTGCTCTGCATGTTCGGTATGCTTATGATTGGAATCGAAGTGGTGGTTTT from Paenibacillus sp. JNUCC-31 includes:
- a CDS encoding transcriptional regulator, with the protein product MSQLDGITRAMGVKNDHFYSRFVEECFTLTAPDWRRLRPFIIRCAEVKRLDCIKLILSNLLDNTNYGTLIFEVAEELFHDQYNEAAALLYEGVSVIEKYQHSERLALCRYRLFLLSLSDNLTQNLRAATLFEPYANRLEESDQLEALKHLAHVYVSLHEWHKVDELSEEMFHLASIQYELSLRAKRKDSKAKQPVRPFYFYMLYARLLQAAVYEQYEEYQRAIEYTVLYTNADDWIHDSSDEAKLIINQFNDFSTANQYLYRLYMGELDDLPDYIEYIASRPDEIFHALCNIIKIANRFDINIDAILDRFQEHIPYKTYNSAFGEYNKSIKAEEYATFLANLGKYHLHRERTQGIDILLEGLEFAGNISSDSNTIKCLTVFNQHREWEDEDKREKFNSLNYKIYSSHEKKSFQRCE
- a CDS encoding MFS transporter, with protein sequence MDIRRNLPLLMIICFLSQMGGFMILPIFPLFIEEFGLSGWMMGVIFALFYVGKVIGGVPAAALYRKIGGKRALIAMLLLLAVCMGGFAVSSVALLFGLLRLLQGLASTGLTVVVRSIIGDGGNVDNRGLYNGYISSSEGGGMVLGPVISGWLALHWPLSVPFLLVTLCCLMAVGAAMGIRSATKAGLASGSELSSQASDVISTDAKPTQTPADYTISPVNVTPSPITPEPSIGLTRRQQLIGYATVHFLEMSAYAVFLTYFALYAAHIMHWDPFATSLAFTVAGISTLAAAPVAGYLSDRMGDRLLLCMFGMLMIGIEVVVFLSTSSYVWVYVGMLIGGVGGACYMDSFFAHIGDHIPDEGRSSVIGKIVSAAEIGSIVSPLVAALLVEYGSLYTVFLFNLLLVAAAIAVQAVMRSRYRLKRV